One region of Flavobacterium pisciphilum genomic DNA includes:
- a CDS encoding PAS domain-containing protein, translating to MNQENQLFKRPTPIDKEVSWDKTQVIMSKTNPFGIIEYANETFVDVCGYEDYELMGQPHSIIRHPDMPRVIFKVLWENLKEGNNFHAVVKNLAKSGRFYWVVTDFEIARDANGAIVNYFGRRRSVPQEVIAMHIEPLYKKLLQIESASGMEFSEKYLIGFLEEKKRSYVEYIKELIYEHEKAQFTPHQSETPLVEEEEERGFFSRFFGR from the coding sequence ATGAATCAAGAAAACCAGTTGTTTAAAAGACCTACACCAATTGATAAAGAAGTTTCTTGGGATAAAACCCAAGTGATCATGAGTAAAACAAATCCGTTTGGGATTATTGAATATGCAAATGAGACTTTTGTAGATGTTTGTGGATATGAAGACTATGAGTTAATGGGACAGCCACATAGTATAATAAGACATCCAGATATGCCACGAGTAATATTTAAAGTATTATGGGAAAATCTTAAAGAAGGAAATAATTTTCATGCTGTTGTAAAAAATCTAGCTAAATCAGGAAGATTTTACTGGGTAGTTACTGATTTTGAAATTGCGAGGGATGCAAATGGAGCGATTGTAAATTATTTTGGAAGAAGACGCTCTGTGCCGCAAGAAGTAATTGCAATGCATATTGAACCTTTATATAAAAAATTATTACAGATAGAATCGGCTAGCGGAATGGAGTTTAGTGAAAAATATCTGATTGGTTTTTTAGAAGAGAAAAAAAGATCCTATGTAGAGTATATTAAAGAGTTGATATATGAGCATGAAAAAGCACAATTTACACCTCACCAATCTGAAACCCCGCTTGTGGAGGAAGAAGAGGAAAGAGGGTTTTTTAGTCGTTTTTTTGGTAGATAA